DNA from Microbacterium sp. SORGH_AS_0969:
CGCCGCGGTCGCCGCCGTGCCGGCCGCGGACCTCGATCTCGTGGGCATCGCGCTCCGGGGGCCGCGCAACGCCGTCGACCGGATCACGAAGGGGGCGCGCTTCCACGCCTGAGGCGCGGGTCCGTCCCTGGAGCCCTCGCCGAGCGCGCTCCGCGGGCCGAGCCGTCACCGCCCCGGCGCGAGCAACCCGCTTTCGTATGCCGCGATCACGAGCTGGGCGCGGTCGTGCGCGCCGAGCTTCAGCATCGTGTTCTTCACGTGCGTCTTCGCGGTGTGCGGCGAGATGTACAGGTGCGCAGCGATCTCGTCGTTGGAGCGCCCGCGCGCGACGTGCAGCAGCACCTCGCGCTCGCGTTCGGTGAGACCCTCCAGCGAGACGGGGGCCGGCACGTCCGGCGACCCCGTGGTTCGCACGTACTTCTCGATCAGCGCGCGGGTCGCGGCGGGCGAGAGCAGCGCCCCGCCCTCGTCGACCGACAGCACCGCCCGAACGATGTCGTCGGGTTCGGCGCCCTTGCCGATGAAGCCGCTCGCTCCGGCGCGCAGGGCGGCGACGACGTAGTCGTCCTCCTCGAAGGTCGTGAGGATCAGCACCCGGGTCTCGGCGAGCGCCGGATCGGCGCAGACGAGCGCGGTCAGCTCGATGCCGTCGCGGCGCGGCATCCGGATGTCCGACACCACGACGTCGGGGCGGAGCCTCCGCGCGAGGTCGAGGCCGGCGTCGCCGTCCGCCGCCTCGCCGACGACCGAGATCCCCTCGGCCGCATCCAGGAGGTCGCGCACGGCCGTGCGGATGAGCGCTTGGTCGTCGACGACGATCACGGTCGTCATGACGCGCGCTCCCCGGTGGGTGTCGGCCGCGGCGCGGGCTTCCCCTGGTTCGCGGAGAGCGGTCCCGGGCGCGCGGGCAGCGGCAGCCGCGCGGCGAGCCGGAAGCCGCCGGGAGCGAGACCCGCCTCGAGAGTGCCGCGCACCGCGTCGACGCGCTCGCGAAGCCCCACGAGTCCGAAGCCCGACGGGGGAAGTTCCCGGTCGCCGGCGTCGGGCACCTGCTCGACCGGATTCGTCACGACGATCTCCAGCTCGTCACGGTCGCGACGCAGCAGCACGTGCGCACGGCGAGTCGTGCCGTGCTTGAGCGCGTTCGTGAGTCCCTCCTGCACGACGCGATAGGCCACGATGTCGACGCCGAGCGGGATGCCGGCGGCCTCGGCATCCGTCCCGATCTCGTCGCGCACCACGACGTCCCACCCGGCGACGCGCACGGACTCGACGATCTCGGGCACCCGCGCGAGCCCCGGCTGGACGCGGACGGGAGCGTCGTCGGGTGCACGCAGGACGCTCATCATCGTGCCGATCTCGCCGAGCACGTCGCGCGAGGCGGTGCGGATCGTGGCGAGAGCCTCACGCGCGCGGTCGGGGCGCGTCTCGAGCATCGAGGTGGCGACGCCCGCGTTCAGGCTGATCACCGAGATGCGGTGCGCGACGGCGTCGTGCAGGTCGCGGGCGATGCGCAGGCGTTCCTCGGTGACGCGGCGCCGCGCCTCGGACTCGCGCGTCTCCTCGGCACGGCGCGCCCTCTCGACGACGGCTTCGACGTACGCGCGGCGCGAGCGCGCCGCATCGCCCACCGCCCCGGCGAGCGAGAGCGAGAGAGCCACCTGGAGCACTCGGGTGTCCATACCCGACACGAGCGAGACGATCACGCCCGTCGAGAGCACGACGACCACGGCGGCGGCCGTCGCGATGATCGACGAGCGACGCGGGGTGCGGTGCGCCACGCCGTAGGTCGCGACGACCATGGCCACCGCGCCGCCCGGAGAGAGGGTGCCGAGCGTCAGGGCGGCGGCCCATGCGGCGACGCACACGGCGAGCACCGTCCGCGGCCACCGACGACGGAAAGGCAGGGCGAGCGCGGGCGACAGTACGAGGGCTAACGCGAGCGGGCTCGAGGGCCGCATCTCGGCGAAGGGAAGGGGCGCGAACGCGGGACCCGCGACGAGCAGGACGACGAACGCGTCGATCAGCCACGGGCGACCGGCCCAGGGCCAGCGCGGCACCGCATCGCTCGTCTCGTCGGCCCTCACCGCTCCAGTCTCGCGCGTCCCGACGCCCCCGGCCATCGCCCGACGGGGGCATCCGCGAATCCCCCACGCGGGGTAGACGGTCACCCCACCCGTGGGACGCGCGGCGCCCCACCCGCGAGCGAGGGTGAGGGCATGGCATCCGACCCACCTCCCCCACTCCTCTCGGTCACCGATCTGCACAAGTCCTACGGACGCGGCTCCGCGCGCTTCGACGCCCTCCGCGGCGTGAACCTCGACATCCATCGCGGCGAGAGCATCGCGATCGTCGGCAAGAGCGGATCCGGCAAATCGACCCTCATGCACCTGCTCGCCCTCATGGACGCCCCGTCCCGGGGCACCGTGCGCCTGGACGGAGTGGATGCCACGACCCTGCGCGGTCGTCGACTCAACCGCACGCGCAACCAGACGTTCGGGTTCGTGTTCCAGCAGTTCTTCCTCACCCCCAGCGCCTCGGTTTTCGACAACGTCGTGCTGCCGCTGAAGATCGCAGGGGTGGGCCGTGCCGAGCGCGCGCGGCGCGGGAGAGCGGCGCTCGCCGAGCTCGACATGGCCGACAAGGCGCGCAACAAAGCCACCGCTCTCTCGGGCGGACAGAAGCAGCGCGCGGTGATCGCCCGCGCCCTCGTGAACGATCCGCGAGTGATCTTCGCGGACGAGCCCACCGGCAACCTCGACACGGCCACCGGCGCCGTCGTCGAAGACATCCTCTTCCGTCTGAATCGCGAGCACGGCATCACGCTCATCGTCGTCACGCACGACGAAGACCTCGCCGCGCGCTGCGATCGACGTGTGCAGATCCGCGACGGCCTGATCGTCGCCGACGAACGGAGCGCCGCATGAGAACCGTCGACCTCGTCTCCACCGCCGTCGCGAACACGTTCCGCTCGAAGACGCGCACGATCCTCACGGTGCTCGCGATCTTCGTCGGTGCCTTCACCCTCACCATCACGAACGGTCTGGGCACGGGCATCAATGCGTTCATCGACAGCACGGTCGCCTCGATGGGCGCCTCCGACGTGCTGACCGTGACGAAGACCACCACGGCGACCTCGACCGGGCCGCAGAAGTACGATCCGGATGCCGTCGCCTCGGCGTCGCAGCCCGGAGGTCGCCCCGGCGGCACGACGGAGGTGACCGCGCTCACCGACCAGGACATCACGACGATCTCGCAGATCGCGGGCGTCGAGAAGGTCGTTCCCGTGACGTCGGTGTCGATCGACTACGTCGAGGCACCGGGCGGCGACCCGTACGTGGCACAGGTCGGCAGCCTCGTCGCCGGTCAGACCCCGCGGATCGCCGACGGGTCAGCACCCGACGACGGCTCCGACGCGCTGCAGGTCGCCCTCCCGTCGGCGCTGGTGACACCCCTCGGCTTCGCGACCGCCACGGACGCGGTGGGGGCGACCGTGACGATCGCGGTGACCGACCCGGTGCGCACGCAGCATCTCGTCGAGGTGACCGTGACCGGTGTGACCGAAGACGCGTTCGGCGGCACGACCTCGCTCACCACGAACACCGCCCTCGAGAAGGAGCTGTTCACGCTGCAGAACACCGGGGTCCCCGCCGACCAGCTCGACCGGTACGCCTCGGCGAGCGTGACGGTGTCGTCGGCGACGACCGCGCAGGTCGACGAGGTCAAGACCGCGCTGAGCGACGCCGGCTACACGGGGACCACCGTGGCCGATCAGCTCGGCACGTTCGAGTCGGTGATCAACGGCATCGTCCTGGTGCTGAACGCGTTCGCGATCATCGCGCTGCTGGCGGCGAGCTTCGGCATCGTCAACACCCTGCTCATGTCGGTGCAGGAACGCACCCGGGAGATCGGCCTCATGAAGGCGATGGGAATGGGCAGCGGGCGGATCTTCTCGCTCTTCAGCCTCGAGGCGATCTTCATCGGATTCCTCGGCAGCGCGCTGGGCGCGGTCATCGCGATCGGCGTCGGCACGGCGGTGAGCGCGCAGCTCGCGGCGAACCTGTTCAGCGACCTGCCGGGACTGCAGCTCATCGCGTTCGACCCGGTGTCGATCCTCGTGACGACCCTCGTGGTGATGGGGATCGCGTTCCTCGCGGGGACGCTTCCGGCGGCGCGGGCCGCGCGGGCCGATCCCGTGGAGTCGCTGCGCTACGAGTGACGGCGAAGCGGGCGGCGGATCTCCGGGTCTGCCGCCCGTCGGTCGCGGAGGGCCGGGGTCACGGCATCCCTCACGAGATCTCTCCCGCCGTCGACTGGCCGGGGGCGAACATGATGATCGCCGCGCCGACGAGGGCGATCGCCGAGCCGACGTAGTCCCAGGTCGTGGGGCGGAAGCCGTCGACGACGATCCCCCACGCGAGCGAGCCGGCGATGAACACTCCCCCGTACGCGGCGAGGACGCGGCCGAAGTTCGCCTCCGGCTGCAGGGCCGCGAAGAACCCGTAGGCCCCGAGCGCGATGATGCCCAGCAGAGCGAACCACCAGCCCCGGTTCTCGCGGACGGCCTGCCAGATGAGCCAGGCTCCGCCGATCTCGGCCAGGGCGGCGACGGCGAAGAGGATGACGATCCGGGCGGTGGTCATTCCGCCATTATCCGGGTGAGCGCTCGAGGGTCGCCTCGCCCGCCCGGGCCCGCTTGCCCTCCACCACCGTCAGCCCCGCCCCCTCCAGCGCGTGGCGCAGCCGTCGCGGGGGCTCGGGTACCGTCGCCGCCGTCCCCTTCGGCTGGCGCGCCATGCCCACCAGCAGCACGAGTCCCGGTCCCTCGACCGGGCGCACGACGATCCGCGTCGGCGGGTTGCGCGACGACACGGTCAGGCTCCGGATGCCATCGGTCCCGGCATCCATCAACGTGACGCCGTCGATGGTCCGCACCCGCACGCGCTCCGCGCTGAGGCACAGCTCCACCGTGGTCGTGCGCGCTCGCGCGAGAGCGCCGACCACCAGGTACACGGGCAACCCCACCGCCCATCCGAGCAGGAGGAGCATCGCCATCGGGCCGAGCCTCTGCGCGAGGTCGGCGAAGACGAGCACGAACGTCGCCATCGCTCCGGCCGCCAGCACGCCGAGCACCGCGCCGACCGCGAGGTACGTCGAGCGTCGGAGCGGCACGACGGGGAGCCGGAGCGTCCACTCGCCACCCGCGCGCTCCCATTCGGGCTCGACGAGCTGAGCGGCCCGCTTGTCCAAGGTCGCCTGGACGGCCGCGGTCACTCGCCCGACCAACGAGAGCCAGATCCACCCCGCGAAGGGCGCCATCGCGAACGAGAGGGTCGAGCGCACGGTCGGCGGTACCGCCACGGGCCAGTCCCCCGGCTGCACGACCAGGAAGACCGCGAACCCGGCGACGATCCCCAGCGCGAGATGCACCGCCACCGACACCGCACGCGTCCGCAGGAACGCGAGCGCGTACAAAAGCGTCTGCGCCAGCGCCCATCCCGCAACGAGCGAGAGCAGGAAGCCCCCGAACTCCTGACCGAGGCCGAACAGCACCACCGCCCCCGCGAAGCAGACGACCGCCCACGGGAACGGATGCCACAGCACCCGTCGCGCGAGGGATCCGGCCGGGGTGGGGGTCACGGGAGTCCTTCCGGTGGGCGACCTCACGATTCTAGGAAGACCGCGCAACCCCATCCCGCAGGGCGGAGCGTCCGTGTCAGGCTCGAGGGGTGAAATCCTTCCGATGCCGCGTGTGCGGGAACGCCCTCTGGTTCGAGAACTCCATCTGCGTGTCGTGCCACACCCCGCTCGGCTTCTCGCGCGACGAGGTCGAGATCGTTCCCGTCGACGAGAACGGTCGGTACGTCGACGCGGACGGACGAGCCTGGCACGTGTGCCGGAACCTGAACCTGTCGGGCTGCACGTGGCTCGCGCCGGTCGAGGGGGGCCAGTGCTCGGCCTGCGATCTCACGCGCGTGCGCCCGAACGACGCCGACGCCAAGGGCCTCTCGCAGTACCCCGTCGCCGAACGTGCGAAGCGCTGGCTGCTCGTCGAGCTCGACCGTCTCGGCTTCCCCGTCGTCGGCAAGGCCGAGGACCCCGAGCGCGGCCTCTGCTTCGACCTGCTGTCGAGCGTCGCCGAGGACGTCACGATCGGGCACGCCGACGGGGTGATCACGATCGACCTCGCCGAGAGCGACGACGCCTACCGCGTCCGGGTGCAGGAGCAGTTGGGCGAGGCGTACCGCACGATGCTCGGCCACTTCCGGCACGAGAGCGGACACTACTTCGAGTGGATCCTCGTCGAGGGGACCGACCGCCTCGCCGAGGCCCGCGCCCTCTTCGGCGACGAGACCGCCGACTACCAGGCCGAGATCGACCGCCACTACTCCGAGGGGCCGCCGGCCGACTGGCCCGAGCGTTACATCTCCACCTATGCGACCATGCACCCCTACGAGGACTTCGCCGAGACCTGGGCGCATTACCTCCACATCACCGACACGGTCGAGACGGCCGCCGTCAACGGTCTCCTGCACGTCGACTCGTCGGCATCCGGCCCCTTCCGCACCCTGGTGACGGAGGTCTGGATGCCGCTCGCGAGCGCCCTCAACATGGTCAACCGGTCGATGGGCAAGGACGACCTCTACCCTTTCCTCCTGCCGGATCCGGTGCTCGACAAGCTCGATTTCGTCGCGTCGCTGCGCGAGAGCGGGAGCAGCGAATCACGCCGCGGCGACGGGGAGGCCCCGTAACGAGG
Protein-coding regions in this window:
- a CDS encoding ABC transporter permease; this translates as MRTVDLVSTAVANTFRSKTRTILTVLAIFVGAFTLTITNGLGTGINAFIDSTVASMGASDVLTVTKTTTATSTGPQKYDPDAVASASQPGGRPGGTTEVTALTDQDITTISQIAGVEKVVPVTSVSIDYVEAPGGDPYVAQVGSLVAGQTPRIADGSAPDDGSDALQVALPSALVTPLGFATATDAVGATVTIAVTDPVRTQHLVEVTVTGVTEDAFGGTTSLTTNTALEKELFTLQNTGVPADQLDRYASASVTVSSATTAQVDEVKTALSDAGYTGTTVADQLGTFESVINGIVLVLNAFAIIALLAASFGIVNTLLMSVQERTREIGLMKAMGMGSGRIFSLFSLEAIFIGFLGSALGAVIAIGVGTAVSAQLAANLFSDLPGLQLIAFDPVSILVTTLVVMGIAFLAGTLPAARAARADPVESLRYE
- a CDS encoding sensor histidine kinase, producing the protein MRADETSDAVPRWPWAGRPWLIDAFVVLLVAGPAFAPLPFAEMRPSSPLALALVLSPALALPFRRRWPRTVLAVCVAAWAAALTLGTLSPGGAVAMVVATYGVAHRTPRRSSIIATAAAVVVVLSTGVIVSLVSGMDTRVLQVALSLSLAGAVGDAARSRRAYVEAVVERARRAEETRESEARRRVTEERLRIARDLHDAVAHRISVISLNAGVATSMLETRPDRAREALATIRTASRDVLGEIGTMMSVLRAPDDAPVRVQPGLARVPEIVESVRVAGWDVVVRDEIGTDAEAAGIPLGVDIVAYRVVQEGLTNALKHGTTRRAHVLLRRDRDELEIVVTNPVEQVPDAGDRELPPSGFGLVGLRERVDAVRGTLEAGLAPGGFRLAARLPLPARPGPLSANQGKPAPRPTPTGERAS
- a CDS encoding YnfA family protein; this encodes MTTARIVILFAVAALAEIGGAWLIWQAVRENRGWWFALLGIIALGAYGFFAALQPEANFGRVLAAYGGVFIAGSLAWGIVVDGFRPTTWDYVGSAIALVGAAIIMFAPGQSTAGEIS
- a CDS encoding putative zinc-binding metallopeptidase, translated to MKSFRCRVCGNALWFENSICVSCHTPLGFSRDEVEIVPVDENGRYVDADGRAWHVCRNLNLSGCTWLAPVEGGQCSACDLTRVRPNDADAKGLSQYPVAERAKRWLLVELDRLGFPVVGKAEDPERGLCFDLLSSVAEDVTIGHADGVITIDLAESDDAYRVRVQEQLGEAYRTMLGHFRHESGHYFEWILVEGTDRLAEARALFGDETADYQAEIDRHYSEGPPADWPERYISTYATMHPYEDFAETWAHYLHITDTVETAAVNGLLHVDSSASGPFRTLVTEVWMPLASALNMVNRSMGKDDLYPFLLPDPVLDKLDFVASLRESGSSESRRGDGEAP
- a CDS encoding ABC transporter ATP-binding protein; the protein is MASDPPPPLLSVTDLHKSYGRGSARFDALRGVNLDIHRGESIAIVGKSGSGKSTLMHLLALMDAPSRGTVRLDGVDATTLRGRRLNRTRNQTFGFVFQQFFLTPSASVFDNVVLPLKIAGVGRAERARRGRAALAELDMADKARNKATALSGGQKQRAVIARALVNDPRVIFADEPTGNLDTATGAVVEDILFRLNREHGITLIVVTHDEDLAARCDRRVQIRDGLIVADERSAA
- a CDS encoding response regulator transcription factor, with the translated sequence MTTVIVVDDQALIRTAVRDLLDAAEGISVVGEAADGDAGLDLARRLRPDVVVSDIRMPRRDGIELTALVCADPALAETRVLILTTFEEDDYVVAALRAGASGFIGKGAEPDDIVRAVLSVDEGGALLSPAATRALIEKYVRTTGSPDVPAPVSLEGLTEREREVLLHVARGRSNDEIAAHLYISPHTAKTHVKNTMLKLGAHDRAQLVIAAYESGLLAPGR